In the genome of Quercus robur chromosome 3, dhQueRobu3.1, whole genome shotgun sequence, one region contains:
- the LOC126719155 gene encoding uncharacterized protein LOC126719155 gives MSKGKEKVSSNKQFRWLPPMHEMMLRILTEEATKGNKPSNTFRAGSFALVAKEITAQFGVEGHPSYVDNRMRTLRTMWSTIQTLRKKSGFGKDTATGGFSKSYVDIENEPKNGDNGDNAEFVADNVEECVVEKEKNAVESSTIGSRISKSRKRGRATSNADDNVLTDLSDQLKEIVVALKEINRGPVDYTALYNEVMAMMADGYSEDMLATTFDHLCENEKTARGFLAKNARLRKLWLDGYFFSQI, from the exons ATGTCAAAGGGCAAAGAAAAAGTTAGCAGCAACAAGCAATTTAGGTGGCTGCCACCCATGCATGAGATGATGCTTAGGATACTTACAGAGGAGGCTACAAAGGGCAATAAGCCCTCTAATACTTTTAGGGCCGGCTCCTTTGCTCTTGTAGCGAAGGAGATAACGGCCCAATTCGGGGTTGAGGGCCACCCGTCCTATGTTGACAACCGGATGCGAACTCTAAGGACCATGTGGTCCACTATTCAAACTCTTAGAAAGAAGAGTGGATTTG GGAAGGACACAGCCACAGGTGGCTTTTCTAAGTCCTATGTGGATATCGAAAATGAGCCAAAGAATGGGGATAATGGGGATAATGCGGAGTTTGTTGCAGATAATGTGGAGGAATGTGTGGTTGAAAAAGAGAAGAACGCAGTTGAATCATCCACCATTGGGTCGAGAATTTCCAAGTCCCGCAAAAGAGGGCGTGCAACTTCTAATGCTGATGATAATGTGCTGACTGATCTGTCTGATCAGCTGAAAGAAATAGTTGTCGCTCTGAAAGAAATCAATCGGGGCCCAGTAGATTACACAGCTTTGTACAATGAGGTAATGGCTATGATGGCGGATGGATATAGCGAAGATATGCTCGCTACTACCTTCGACCATCTTTGTGAAAATGAGAAGACGGCACGTGGATTTTTAGCCAAGAATGCTAGGTTGAGGAAGCTGTGGTTAGAtggttattttttctcacaaatttgA